The Flavobacterium sp. 123 genome contains a region encoding:
- a CDS encoding DUF4442 domain-containing protein: MKITASKLNQFLFFKLPSAFICGVRVQEINPEKCIVTVKHRWINQNPFNSMYFAVQAMAAELSTGALVMYQIQKSGKKISMLVANNKANFTKKATGRITFVCNDGHLIEEAIQKTIATGEGQTFWMKSIGTDEKGVQVSEMDFEWSVRVK; this comes from the coding sequence ATGAAAATTACAGCCTCGAAACTCAATCAATTTTTATTTTTCAAATTACCATCTGCATTTATATGTGGGGTTCGGGTGCAAGAAATTAATCCAGAAAAGTGTATTGTAACTGTCAAACACCGTTGGATTAATCAAAACCCTTTTAATTCCATGTATTTTGCTGTTCAGGCTATGGCAGCTGAACTTTCGACAGGTGCCTTAGTAATGTATCAAATTCAAAAAAGCGGTAAGAAAATCTCAATGTTAGTTGCTAATAATAAAGCTAATTTTACCAAAAAAGCTACAGGAAGGATTACTTTTGTTTGTAATGATGGACATCTAATTGAAGAAGCTATTCAAAAAACAATAGCCACTGGTGAAGGGCAAACTTTCTGGATGAAATCAATAGGAACTGATGAAAAAGGAGTACAAGTATCCGAAATGGATTTTGAGTGGAGTGTCAGAGTAAAGTAA
- a CDS encoding TonB-dependent receptor plug domain-containing protein, whose protein sequence is MKISKIVLFVLLTSVSFSYAQNKLMGKVTDYKNKPVVGAKIYLDSIYSNVETNKEGSFEVQIPEKVGTINVYSYDYGLLSSKFNNENIMDFMFLEPEKSAKARIKKNDKISIGYSEVEQKYQVSAQQGTTAATNDVSNSKYNTIFDMIRGKLAGVSVSKNNSITIRGVSSINNISEPLFVVDGMIVSTIDFISPVNVKSIKVLKGAEASIYGSQASSGVILIKTK, encoded by the coding sequence ATGAAAATTTCTAAAATAGTATTATTTGTTTTGTTGACATCGGTTAGTTTTAGCTATGCACAAAATAAATTAATGGGTAAAGTTACAGACTACAAAAATAAACCTGTAGTTGGGGCGAAAATTTATTTGGATTCTATTTATTCAAATGTTGAAACGAATAAGGAAGGAAGTTTTGAAGTTCAAATTCCCGAAAAGGTAGGTACAATTAATGTATACTCTTATGATTATGGTTTGTTGTCTTCTAAATTTAACAATGAAAACATTATGGATTTCATGTTTTTAGAACCTGAAAAATCTGCAAAAGCACGAATCAAAAAAAACGACAAAATTTCGATTGGATATTCTGAAGTAGAGCAAAAATACCAAGTTAGCGCTCAACAAGGTACAACAGCGGCAACAAATGATGTAAGTAATAGTAAATACAATACTATTTTTGATATGATTAGAGGAAAATTAGCTGGAGTTTCCGTATCAAAAAATAATAGTATAACTATAAGAGGAGTAAGTTCAATTAATAATATTAGTGAACCCTTATTTGTTGTTGACGGAATGATAGTTTCTACTATTGATTTTATTTCTCCCGTTAATGTGAAAAGTATAAAAGTACTAAAAGGCGCCGAAGCTTCTATTTATGGATCGCAAGCATCTAGTGGTGTGATTTTAATAAAGACTAAATAG
- a CDS encoding alpha/beta fold hydrolase: MKKFKAVSVLFIVLLIPYFIYSQTKKVTIPDYGNNSKVGKYITTRGIKIYYETYGKGEPLLMIHGNGGSISNFKHQIAYFEKNYKVIIADSRSQGKTIDTSKTLTYEMMADDLNALLDSLHIRSANVLGWSDGGINGLLLAIRHPDKVKKMAITGANLIPDSSVLHPEGVAMVKEGIEFLKKAKQDESTINTLKLFKMMDTEPHITFNDLQKIKCPVLVIGGDNDIIKPSHTVQIFEGIPQANLWIIPRAGHATLQRHKEEFNLKVKNFFVQPFQRAKWNDWD; encoded by the coding sequence ATGAAAAAATTCAAAGCTGTTTCAGTCCTGTTTATAGTACTACTTATACCTTATTTTATTTATTCTCAAACTAAGAAAGTTACTATACCGGATTATGGTAATAATTCTAAAGTCGGAAAATATATAACCACACGTGGCATAAAAATATATTACGAAACCTACGGTAAAGGAGAACCTTTATTAATGATTCACGGCAATGGGGGTTCAATATCAAATTTTAAGCATCAAATTGCCTATTTCGAGAAAAATTATAAAGTAATCATAGCGGATAGTAGATCGCAGGGTAAAACAATTGACACTAGTAAAACGCTTACATACGAAATGATGGCGGACGATTTGAATGCCTTGTTGGATTCTTTACACATTCGTTCAGCAAATGTTTTAGGATGGAGTGATGGTGGAATTAATGGCTTGTTGCTTGCCATTCGCCATCCTGATAAAGTAAAAAAAATGGCTATTACAGGAGCAAATCTTATTCCCGATTCTTCAGTATTGCATCCAGAAGGTGTAGCAATGGTTAAGGAAGGTATTGAGTTTTTGAAAAAGGCGAAGCAAGATGAATCAACGATAAATACGCTGAAATTATTTAAGATGATGGATACTGAACCACATATTACATTTAACGACTTGCAAAAAATTAAATGTCCTGTTTTAGTGATAGGAGGTGATAATGATATCATAAAACCATCGCATACGGTACAAATTTTTGAGGGTATTCCTCAAGCAAATCTTTGGATAATTCCTAGAGCAGGACACGCAACTTTACAGCGTCATAAAGAAGAATTCAATCTTAAAGTTAAAAATTTCTTTGTTCAGCCTTTTCAAAGAGCAAAATGGAATGATTGGGATTAA
- a CDS encoding sensor histidine kinase — protein MKPFSVKDISIFSKALLFFGLLIVQSMPLYMNISFPIEFWIKQSLMYVLWIAMFFLTYKIVVPTLLFQGKNAFFFIAICLIIVSVLYISNTFSTLLDLDAVLRKHFKISGKDNSHGALISNLSEIIITLLMVGASTVISVAKKLQLETQMRQNLEKEKVSSELSFLKSQINPHFFFNILNSIYALAGTENHPAREAIYTLSHMMRYVLYDTKNNLTTLSKEIGFVEDYLKLMELRITDKVQVIFEKPTVISDVEVAPMLFLPFIENAYKHGISGIYPSYIYIGIEQSGKTIQIEVRNSIFENQTINKEESNGIGLMNTRRRLDLIYPGKYELSTNEDTLQMEYTVILKLQIS, from the coding sequence ATGAAACCATTTTCAGTTAAAGATATTTCGATTTTTTCAAAAGCATTGCTGTTTTTTGGGCTGCTTATCGTTCAAAGTATGCCGCTATATATGAACATTAGCTTTCCAATAGAATTCTGGATAAAGCAAAGTCTTATGTATGTTTTATGGATTGCAATGTTTTTTCTAACCTACAAAATAGTAGTGCCAACTCTTTTATTTCAAGGGAAAAACGCATTTTTCTTTATTGCAATATGTCTTATAATAGTATCGGTTTTGTACATTAGTAATACTTTCAGTACACTCTTAGATCTTGATGCTGTATTAAGAAAGCATTTTAAAATATCGGGAAAAGATAACTCACACGGTGCTTTGATTTCTAATTTAAGTGAAATTATTATAACCTTGTTAATGGTAGGAGCCAGTACAGTTATAAGTGTTGCCAAAAAACTTCAATTGGAAACCCAAATGCGACAAAATCTTGAAAAAGAAAAAGTCAGTTCAGAATTATCATTTCTTAAATCTCAAATTAACCCTCACTTTTTTTTCAATATCTTAAATAGTATTTATGCGCTAGCTGGGACTGAAAATCACCCAGCCCGAGAAGCCATTTATACCTTATCGCACATGATGCGCTATGTACTTTATGATACAAAAAACAATCTGACAACGCTGAGTAAAGAAATAGGTTTTGTAGAAGATTATCTTAAATTGATGGAACTCAGAATAACGGATAAAGTACAGGTAATATTTGAAAAACCTACTGTTATTTCGGATGTAGAGGTCGCACCTATGCTATTTTTGCCTTTTATCGAAAATGCATATAAACATGGAATTAGTGGAATTTATCCAAGCTATATTTACATTGGGATTGAGCAGTCTGGAAAAACAATACAAATTGAAGTACGCAATTCTATTTTTGAAAATCAAACTATAAACAAAGAAGAAAGCAACGGAATAGGTTTAATGAATACCCGCCGAAGACTTGATTTGATTTATCCTGGCAAGTATGAGTTGTCTACTAATGAAGATACGCTTCAAATGGAATATACAGTAATCCTAAAATTACAAATCTCATGA
- a CDS encoding LytTR family DNA-binding domain-containing protein: protein MILKCIAVDDEPLALQIIVSYIEQTPSLSLVGQFSNAIEALKAIHEQDIDLLFLDIRMPDINGIELAKIVEQYRVKGNLRIIFTTAFDQYALDGYKVDALDYLLKPFSFVDFSKSVAKALGYFELIRNPKQEVQKINPPIPETEVSYIYLKFEYQLVRIAVDDIIYVESMKDYVKVFRLSEDKPLLSLTSMKSLEEKLPENKFMRIHRSFIVSLDKIKSATKNAVQIDKVTIAVTDQYKDNFMKFFQDWA, encoded by the coding sequence ATGATATTAAAATGTATTGCGGTTGATGACGAACCGTTGGCACTACAAATTATAGTTTCTTATATTGAGCAAACGCCTTCTTTATCATTAGTAGGGCAGTTTTCGAATGCCATCGAAGCTTTAAAAGCAATTCATGAGCAGGATATTGATTTGCTGTTTTTGGATATCAGAATGCCAGATATAAATGGAATTGAACTTGCAAAGATTGTAGAACAATATCGTGTAAAAGGAAATTTAAGAATCATATTTACCACAGCTTTTGACCAATATGCACTTGATGGTTATAAGGTAGATGCCTTAGATTATCTCTTAAAACCGTTTAGTTTTGTTGATTTCAGTAAATCGGTAGCAAAGGCTCTTGGTTATTTTGAGCTCATCCGAAACCCAAAACAGGAAGTGCAAAAAATTAATCCTCCAATTCCTGAAACAGAAGTATCTTATATCTATCTAAAATTTGAATATCAACTGGTTCGAATAGCTGTTGATGATATTATTTACGTAGAAAGTATGAAAGACTACGTAAAAGTATTCAGGCTCAGCGAAGACAAACCCTTACTTTCCTTGACAAGTATGAAATCGCTGGAAGAAAAGCTTCCTGAAAATAAATTTATGCGAATTCACAGGTCTTTTATTGTGTCATTGGATAAAATAAAGTCAGCTACAAAAAACGCTGTCCAAATTGATAAAGTAACCATTGCTGTTACGGACCAATACAAAGATAATTTCATGAAATTTTTCCAAGACTGGGCATAA
- a CDS encoding TonB-dependent receptor domain-containing protein yields the protein MKKIILLAVLFFAGFSVKSQTFPGANALKGKISGVVIDSITKAPIDYASVSLYKINSTKPLTGVLTDATGSFKLNEIQAGTYNVVISFIGYNNKTVKSVTTTDAKLDKEIGKVTLSPETNALKEVVVVGNTQQVTNKIDKIVYNVEKDMTATGGNVTDVLQKVPMVNVDINGNVSIRGDGNVRVLINGKPSGATSANLSDVLKTIPADQIKNVEVVTSPSAKYDAEGSAGIINIITKQKNVSGVSGSVSGGIGTRQNNLNANINYNKNRFSLSANVGFNNGWPQESASESNQKFDNSTANSLQTSKGTNEVQRKGIVASVTAGYDFNNFNSFSTTFRYNDGGFERKGTNDNQFTDYLNSANNLIYTGQSSAKNSFGGFDWNANYTHKFTKAGHELTLSSQWSHSLVETNYQNIYSDFYTNQKANNDGVNNEYTLQLDYTLPVTEKFKLETGGKTIIRRIASDFQNYVPDAQNAFVLDPISSNLYNYDQDVASLYTVGTLTLPKGFTVMAGARFENTAIKGDPTNALQTDLSPFKIDYGTFIPSFTLQKALSQSSSLKLTYSKRISRPSLTYLNPFINKSNINAQTQGNPNLDPEVSQTVEFGYSTFSQKRSLNISAYYKYTSDLIEGIATPLSGETGTITNYQNIGNNKSFGMSFFGSVNPFKALSIRGNFNAFTYKPDPTGIYNLEQSTNGTSIQYSAFISGTLQLNKNISAEAFVIQNSSKKTLQGTNPAFNLMVFGVKKQFWNKAASLGLNIVSPFKENLEFKQNLTGQGFAQSSTFKFPIRSFGLTFSYNFGSMNFSGPKKKGINNDDLKEGEQNNQGGVPAMR from the coding sequence ATGAAAAAAATTATCCTTCTTGCTGTATTGTTTTTTGCTGGTTTTTCGGTAAAATCTCAAACCTTTCCTGGAGCGAATGCTCTTAAAGGAAAAATTTCAGGTGTTGTAATTGATTCTATAACTAAAGCACCTATCGATTATGCATCGGTGAGTTTGTATAAAATCAATTCCACGAAACCCTTAACGGGCGTTTTGACTGACGCTACTGGAAGTTTTAAATTGAATGAAATTCAAGCTGGAACTTATAATGTTGTAATCTCTTTTATTGGTTACAATAATAAGACTGTTAAATCCGTAACGACAACTGATGCAAAGTTGGATAAAGAAATTGGGAAAGTAACTTTAAGCCCTGAAACAAACGCATTGAAAGAAGTTGTAGTTGTTGGAAATACGCAACAAGTAACCAATAAGATTGATAAAATTGTTTACAATGTCGAAAAAGATATGACAGCTACCGGAGGTAATGTTACGGATGTATTGCAGAAAGTTCCTATGGTAAATGTAGACATTAACGGGAATGTGTCTATTCGTGGCGATGGTAATGTACGTGTTCTTATCAATGGAAAACCATCGGGAGCAACTTCTGCAAACCTTTCGGATGTTTTGAAAACAATACCTGCGGATCAAATCAAAAACGTCGAAGTAGTTACTTCACCATCTGCAAAATATGATGCTGAAGGATCTGCTGGAATAATAAATATTATCACCAAACAGAAAAATGTTTCTGGTGTAAGTGGTTCTGTAAGTGGCGGTATTGGTACAAGACAAAACAACTTAAACGCTAATATTAATTATAATAAAAACCGTTTTAGCCTTTCGGCAAATGTTGGATTCAATAATGGTTGGCCGCAAGAATCAGCTTCTGAATCCAATCAAAAATTTGACAACAGTACTGCTAACAGTTTGCAAACATCCAAAGGAACTAATGAAGTACAACGTAAAGGTATTGTTGCTTCTGTAACTGCAGGATACGATTTTAATAATTTTAATAGTTTCAGTACTACATTCAGATATAATGATGGGGGATTTGAAAGAAAAGGGACAAATGACAATCAATTTACAGATTATTTGAATAGTGCAAACAACCTAATTTACACAGGGCAAAGTAGCGCAAAAAATTCTTTTGGAGGATTTGACTGGAATGCTAATTATACCCATAAATTTACAAAAGCAGGACACGAACTTACGCTTTCATCACAATGGAGTCACAGTTTAGTTGAAACGAATTACCAAAATATTTATTCTGATTTTTATACCAATCAAAAAGCAAATAATGACGGGGTAAATAATGAATACACGCTTCAATTAGATTATACGCTACCAGTAACCGAAAAATTTAAATTGGAAACTGGCGGTAAAACTATCATAAGAAGAATTGCAAGTGATTTTCAAAATTATGTTCCTGATGCTCAAAATGCATTTGTTTTGGATCCTATTAGTTCTAATTTATACAATTACGATCAAGATGTGGCATCACTTTATACAGTAGGAACACTTACTTTACCGAAAGGTTTTACAGTGATGGCAGGTGCTCGTTTTGAAAATACAGCTATCAAAGGAGATCCTACGAATGCGTTGCAAACAGATCTAAGTCCGTTTAAAATTGATTATGGAACATTTATTCCAAGCTTTACATTGCAAAAAGCATTGTCGCAATCTTCTTCTTTAAAATTGACTTACAGCAAACGTATTTCAAGACCAAGTTTAACGTATTTGAATCCATTTATTAATAAATCAAATATAAATGCTCAAACACAAGGAAATCCAAATCTTGACCCAGAAGTTTCTCAAACAGTAGAATTTGGATATTCGACATTTTCACAAAAACGTAGTTTGAATATTTCAGCATATTATAAGTATACATCAGATTTGATTGAAGGTATTGCTACGCCATTGTCAGGAGAAACAGGAACGATTACGAATTATCAAAATATTGGAAATAATAAATCCTTCGGAATGAGCTTTTTTGGTTCGGTAAATCCGTTCAAGGCATTAAGCATCCGTGGTAATTTCAATGCTTTTACTTACAAGCCAGATCCAACAGGAATTTATAATCTGGAGCAATCAACTAATGGAACTTCCATTCAGTATTCAGCTTTCATAAGCGGTACGCTTCAATTGAATAAAAATATTTCTGCGGAAGCTTTTGTTATCCAAAACTCTTCTAAGAAAACACTACAAGGAACTAATCCTGCTTTTAACTTAATGGTTTTTGGAGTTAAAAAACAATTCTGGAACAAGGCAGCATCTTTGGGGCTTAATATAGTATCGCCATTCAAAGAAAATTTAGAGTTTAAACAAAATTTGACTGGACAAGGATTTGCTCAAAGCAGTACATTTAAATTTCCAATCCGTTCTTTTGGTCTTACATTCAGTTATAATTTTGGTTCAATGAATTTTAGTGGACCTAAAAAGAAAGGAATTAATAATGATGACCTTAAAGAAGGGGAACAAAACAACCAAGGTGGTGTTCCCGCAATGCGATAA
- a CDS encoding UDP-2,3-diacylglucosamine diphosphatase has protein sequence MKKKREIPLVVLSDIHLGTYGCHAKELLHYLKSINPKTLVLNGDIIDIWSFTKSYFPAAHMNVLRQILKMSNQGTRVIYITGNHDEALRKYSDLILGNFELVDKLILELDGKKTWIFHGDVFDSSTKGYAKIIAKLGGKGYDLLILINSLINWFLVLLGKEKRSYSKMIKDSVKKAVSFVSNFETTAAEIAIQKNYSYVVCGHIHKPQMKEIANENGKVLYLNSGDWIENLTALEYKKKKWSIYQYKKEEYIGNDNKDEDIINDIVTKILSED, from the coding sequence ATGAAAAAGAAGCGAGAAATCCCTTTGGTAGTATTAAGTGATATTCACTTAGGGACTTATGGTTGTCACGCCAAAGAATTACTACACTATTTAAAATCTATTAATCCTAAAACATTAGTGCTGAATGGCGATATCATAGATATTTGGAGTTTTACCAAAAGCTATTTTCCAGCAGCCCACATGAATGTATTGCGACAAATCTTAAAAATGTCAAATCAAGGAACTCGGGTGATATACATTACAGGAAATCACGATGAGGCATTGCGAAAATATTCGGATTTAATTCTAGGAAATTTTGAGTTGGTTGATAAGTTGATTTTAGAATTAGACGGAAAAAAAACATGGATTTTTCACGGAGATGTTTTTGATTCTTCGACCAAAGGATATGCTAAAATCATAGCTAAACTAGGAGGGAAGGGCTATGATTTATTGATTTTAATCAATAGTTTGATCAATTGGTTTTTGGTGCTTTTGGGAAAAGAAAAAAGAAGCTATTCTAAAATGATTAAGGATAGTGTTAAAAAAGCGGTTTCATTCGTGTCTAATTTTGAAACTACAGCTGCAGAAATTGCCATCCAAAAAAACTATAGTTATGTAGTATGTGGACATATTCACAAACCTCAGATGAAAGAAATTGCTAATGAAAATGGTAAGGTTTTGTATTTGAATAGTGGGGATTGGATTGAGAATTTAACGGCATTAGAATACAAGAAAAAGAAATGGAGTATTTATCAATACAAAAAAGAGGAATACATTGGTAATGACAACAAAGACGAGGATATTATTAATGATATTGTAACCAAAATCCTTTCGGAAGATTAA
- a CDS encoding glycosyltransferase family protein, whose protein sequence is MKIFYAIQATGNGHISRAVQLYPYLQKFGSVDFFMSGNNASLEVDLPVKYKSKGCSLHYSKCGGLDYWDIAKNIEPIQMYKDAKSLPLKEYDVVINDFDSITSLACKLQKVHSVQFGHQASFISKLTPRPERKSILGETIFKHYAPSPKHIGLHFESYDSFILPPIIKDEILQATPKDLKHITVYLPSFDKECLEKAFHKLQEQEFHWFLKEVKFKYKSGNITYYPVNQEDFNESMINCHGIITGGGFETPAEALYLKKKVLSIPILNHYEQECNAAALKQLGVSVIYEVGKEFELIIENWLNSDDKVPVIQANNVTETLQFLFDTYHETN, encoded by the coding sequence ATGAAAATATTTTACGCTATACAAGCCACAGGAAACGGTCATATCAGCAGAGCTGTTCAGTTGTATCCTTATTTACAAAAGTTTGGCTCAGTTGATTTTTTTATGAGTGGGAATAATGCCAGTCTTGAGGTTGACTTGCCGGTTAAGTATAAAAGTAAAGGATGTAGTTTGCATTACAGCAAATGTGGTGGCTTGGATTATTGGGACATTGCTAAAAACATCGAACCTATCCAGATGTATAAGGATGCGAAGTCTTTGCCGCTAAAAGAGTATGATGTTGTTATTAATGATTTTGATTCAATAACATCATTAGCTTGTAAGTTACAGAAAGTTCATTCTGTTCAGTTTGGTCATCAAGCCAGCTTTATTTCAAAATTAACACCAAGACCAGAACGAAAAAGCATTTTAGGAGAGACTATTTTTAAACATTATGCGCCTTCTCCTAAGCATATTGGATTGCACTTCGAATCCTATGATTCTTTTATTCTTCCTCCAATTATAAAAGACGAAATTCTACAAGCTACCCCAAAAGATTTAAAACACATTACGGTTTATCTTCCTTCTTTTGATAAAGAGTGTTTAGAAAAAGCATTTCATAAACTTCAAGAGCAAGAATTTCATTGGTTTTTGAAAGAAGTAAAGTTCAAATATAAATCAGGAAATATTACCTATTATCCAGTCAATCAAGAAGACTTTAACGAAAGTATGATTAATTGTCATGGAATTATAACAGGTGGAGGATTTGAAACTCCAGCCGAAGCCTTATATCTCAAAAAGAAGGTGTTGAGTATTCCGATATTAAATCATTATGAGCAGGAATGTAATGCAGCAGCACTAAAACAGTTAGGGGTTTCTGTGATTTATGAAGTAGGAAAAGAGTTTGAATTAATTATTGAAAATTGGTTAAACTCAGACGATAAAGTTCCAGTAATACAAGCTAATAATGTTACTGAAACCTTGCAGTTTCTATTTGATACGTATCATGAAACTAATTAA
- a CDS encoding NTP transferase domain-containing protein, producing the protein MLAAGSSSRMGKPKQLLAFEGTTLLSRVVSLACQSRDNPVIVVLGANADVIKENLTVSRAEVIVNEGWEEGMASSLRKGPAVMNEKHPEVDGVLILVGDQPYLNNQHIEQLLEAQNKSGLPIAACSYAGIIGTPVLFHKSVFSELMALQGDVGAKRIIQNRKQDVVTVLFDKGIVDIDTPDDYDKLLNENLNL; encoded by the coding sequence ATTTTAGCTGCAGGTTCTAGCAGCCGAATGGGCAAACCAAAACAATTATTAGCATTTGAAGGAACAACACTTTTAAGTAGGGTTGTATCGTTGGCTTGCCAGTCGAGAGATAATCCCGTAATAGTAGTTTTGGGTGCCAATGCTGATGTAATAAAAGAAAATCTTACTGTTTCTCGAGCTGAAGTTATAGTTAATGAAGGTTGGGAAGAAGGCATGGCTAGTTCTTTACGAAAAGGACCTGCTGTAATGAATGAAAAGCATCCAGAAGTTGACGGTGTATTGATATTAGTTGGAGATCAACCGTACTTGAATAACCAACATATTGAACAATTACTTGAAGCTCAAAATAAATCAGGACTTCCTATAGCGGCTTGTTCTTACGCAGGAATTATTGGTACTCCGGTACTTTTTCATAAAAGTGTTTTTTCAGAATTAATGGCACTTCAAGGTGATGTTGGCGCCAAACGAATTATACAAAATAGAAAGCAAGATGTTGTTACTGTTCTATTTGATAAGGGTATTGTGGATATTGATACTCCTGATGATTATGATAAGTTGCTAAATGAGAATTTAAATCTGTAA
- a CDS encoding START-like domain-containing protein encodes MDQKVRYEIEFPINSSPQLLYQYISTPSGLSEWFADNVNSRGEYFTFIWNDSQEKARLASKKSGEKVKFKWVDENNKDTEYFFELHILEDDITKDVSLMVIDFAYKDEVNEATQLWENQISDLKHLIGSV; translated from the coding sequence ATGGATCAAAAAGTACGTTACGAAATCGAATTTCCTATAAATTCTTCCCCCCAGTTGTTGTATCAGTATATATCAACTCCTTCTGGTTTGTCAGAATGGTTTGCTGATAATGTAAATTCACGTGGTGAATATTTTACTTTTATTTGGAATGATTCCCAAGAAAAAGCAAGACTTGCTTCCAAAAAATCTGGCGAAAAAGTAAAATTTAAATGGGTTGACGAAAATAATAAAGATACCGAGTATTTTTTTGAACTTCATATTTTAGAAGATGACATCACAAAAGATGTGTCTTTAATGGTTATTGATTTTGCTTACAAAGATGAAGTTAATGAAGCTACTCAGTTGTGGGAAAATCAAATTTCAGATTTGAAACATCTGATAGGATCTGTATAG
- a CDS encoding aminotransferase class IV, protein MINFNGNIVERETNILTQNRAFLYGDALFETVKIVDGKILFLEEHYFRLMASMRIVRMEIPMNFTMEYLEEQILSVVEANSFSDSARARITVYRNDGGYYLPKNNTISFLINTTALENKAYTFNPTLYEVDLYKDFYISKQLLSTVKTTNKIINVTASIYADENGLDNCILLNDAKNVVEALQGNIFMLQGNKLITPPVSEGCINGIMRMQIIELAKKIENITVVQEAISPFDLQKADELFLTNVIKGIQPITKYRKKDFSVAFSTLIFEKLNQHIGQN, encoded by the coding sequence ATGATTAATTTTAATGGGAATATAGTAGAACGAGAAACAAATATATTAACGCAAAACAGAGCGTTTTTGTACGGTGACGCCTTGTTTGAAACAGTTAAAATAGTAGATGGTAAAATTCTTTTTCTAGAAGAGCATTATTTTAGATTAATGGCTTCAATGCGTATTGTGCGTATGGAGATTCCTATGAATTTTACTATGGAATATCTCGAAGAACAAATTCTTTCCGTAGTTGAAGCAAATTCATTTTCTGATTCAGCTCGTGCTAGAATTACGGTATATAGAAATGATGGAGGCTATTATTTGCCAAAAAACAATACTATTTCCTTTTTAATTAATACTACAGCTTTAGAAAATAAAGCCTACACATTTAATCCTACATTATACGAAGTTGATTTGTACAAGGATTTTTATATCAGCAAACAATTGCTTTCTACTGTAAAGACTACGAATAAGATTATAAATGTTACGGCTAGTATCTATGCAGATGAAAATGGATTAGACAATTGTATCTTATTGAATGATGCTAAGAACGTTGTGGAAGCTTTGCAAGGAAATATTTTTATGCTACAAGGAAACAAGTTGATTACTCCTCCAGTTTCAGAAGGATGTATCAATGGTATTATGAGAATGCAGATTATAGAATTAGCTAAAAAAATAGAAAATATAACTGTAGTTCAAGAAGCTATTTCACCTTTTGATCTTCAAAAAGCAGATGAATTGTTTTTGACCAATGTTATTAAAGGAATTCAACCAATAACTAAATACAGAAAAAAAGATTTTTCGGTTGCGTTTTCAACTCTAATATTCGAAAAATTAAATCAACATATTGGTCAAAATTAA